A window of the Emys orbicularis isolate rEmyOrb1 chromosome 1, rEmyOrb1.hap1, whole genome shotgun sequence genome harbors these coding sequences:
- the CHRM2 gene encoding muscarinic acetylcholine receptor M2, producing MNNSTYINSSAEDVMALGSPYKTVEVVFIVLVAGSLSLVTIIGNILVMVSIKVNRHLQTVNNYFLFSLACADLIIGVFSMNLYTLYTVIGYWPLGPVVCDLWLALDYVVSNASVMNLLIISFDRYFCVTKPLSYPVKRTTKMAGMMIAAAWVLSFILWAPAILFWQFIVGGRTVPDGECYIQFFSNAAVTFGTAIAAFYLPVIIMTILYWQISRASKSRIKKGKKEPAQTQDPVSPSLVQSKIVKPNNNNIPTSEDGLEHSKIQNGKATGEAVTENCVPGEEKESSNDSTSISVVASNVKEDEATKEATKASVSQVHSKGENSKLTCIRIVTKSQKGDCCAPTNTTVEIVGTNGQNGDEKQNNVARKIVKMTKQPAKRKPPPSREKKVTRTILAILLAFIITWTPYNVMVLINSFCVSCIPNTVWTIGYWLCYINSTINPACYALCNATFKKTFKHLLMCHYKNIGATR from the coding sequence ATGAATAACTCAACTTACATAAACTCCTCCGCCGAGGATGTTATGGCACTGGGGAGTCCCTATAAAACTGTTGAGGTGGTCTTCATAGTCCTGGTAGCAGGATCTCTCAGTCTTGTGACCATCATTGGGAACATCCTGGTCATGGTGTCCATCAAAGTCAACAGGCACCTGCAGACTGTCAACAACTACTTCCTGTTCAGCTTGGCATGTGCCGACTTGATTATTGGTGTCTTTTCTATGAACCTGTACACGCTTTACACTGTGATTGGCTACTGGCCCTTGGGGCCCGTGGTGTGTGACCTCTGGCTGGCTCTTGATTATGTGGTCAGCAATGCCTCTGTCATGAACCTTCTCATCATCAGCTTTGACAGATATTTTTGTGTCACCAAGCCTCTGTCGTACCCTGTAAAGAGGACCACTAAGATGGCGGGTATGATGATTGCAGCTGCTTGGGTGCTGTCCTTCATCTTGTGGGCACCTGCGATTCTGTTCTGGCAGTTCATTGTTGGGGGAAGAACTGTTCCTGACGGGGAGTGCTACATCCAATTTTTTTCCAATGCTGCTGTCACCTTTGGCACTGCTATTGCAGCCTTCTACCTGCCCGTTATCATCATGACCATCCTCTACTGGCAGATATCTCGTGCCAGCAAGAGCAggataaaaaaaggaaaaaaggaaccaGCACAAACCCAGGATCCAGTTTCTCCCAGTTTGGTCCAAAGTAAAATAGTGAAACCAAACAATAACAACATCCCAACGAGTGAGGATGGGTTGGAGCACAGCAAAATTCAGAATGGTAAAGCCACAGGAGAGGCTGTGACAGAGAACTGCGTtccaggggaggagaaggagagctCTAATGACTCCACTTCCATCAGCGTGGTTGCTTCCAATGTGAAGGAGGATGAAGCTACCAAAGAGGCCACCAAGGCTTCTGTTTCCCAAGTCCACTCAAAAGGGGAGAATTCCAAGCTGACGTGCATCAGGATAGTCACTAAGTCCCAAAAGGGTGACTGCTGTGCCCCAACCAACACCACCGTGGAGATTGTAGGTACTAATGGCCAAAATGGGGACGAGAAGCAAAACAATGTGGCCCGTAAAATTGTCAAGATGACCAAGCAGCCAGCCAAAAGGAAACCACCCCCTTCTAGAGAAAAAAAAGTGACCAGGACTATCTTGGCTATTCTCTTGGCCTTCATCATTACCTGGACACCATACAATGTGATGGTTCTCATCAACAGCTTCTGCGTCTCCTGCATCCCCAACACTGTATGGACTATTGGTTACTGGCTCTGTTATATCAACAGCACCATCAACCCTGCCTGCTACGCGCTCTGCAATGCTACCTTTAAGAAAACCTTTAAGCACCTCCTTATGTGTCATTACAAGAACATAGGCGCCAcaaggtaa